In Patescibacteria group bacterium, the genomic stretch TGCGGCGATCAACATGTTCCACGGCCAGCAGCTCGACGGTCGAACTCTCACCGTCAATGAGGCACGTCCGATGGCTCCTCGAACTGATCGCCCAATGCGATCATTCGGCGGCGGCGATCGACGAAGCTTCTAACAAGAGACAAAAAAGCTCCCGCAAGGGGGCTTTTTTGTTTGGCGCAAGTGTGGGATACTACTCCTGTTATCAGCGAATATCAGCAAAATAAAATCGATATGAATTTTATCTCAAAAGTCGCAGTGTGGTTTCGAAATGAGGACGCGGGCCTCCTCGTGCTCCGAGTGGCGGTGGCGATTCCGTTTATTGTTCACGGATATGCCAAGCTTGCCGATCATGGTATGTATGTGCAGGCATTTGCGAGCATGGGCATCTTTGCTCCAGCTTTCATGGCCTGGTTTGTTGGCTTGGTTGAGTTTGTTGGCGGCATTGTGGTCTTGCTCGGCATTTTCGTGCGAACAGCGGGGGTCCTCCTAACTGTGGTGATGGTGGTAGCAATTGCGACTGTCCACGCAAAGAGCGGATATTCAGCAATGACCGGTGGCTACGAGTACCAGCTCACTCTTTTGTTGACAGCGTTGGCGGTGGCTTTCACTGGCGCTGGCAAGTATGTTCCAGCTCCGTTGGCGAAGCTTGAAGCGAAGTGTTGTGCTGGTTGTGCTAGCACCTGCGGTTGTGACGAGACGAAGTAGCATACTTTTTTCTTGAGAAACAAAAAACCGCCCAGACAAGACGGGCGGTTTTTTGTTTGGGCACATCTTCATACAAAATTGAACAAAAATTGAGTATCTCTTTAACAAAAATTAGGCATTTCTTGAACCTTTCTTAGCAGTTTCTCTACCGATGCTTTGCTAGAGTATGGGTTCAGCGGGGGTGGTGAGGCAAAAAACAGTAGATGCGGATTTCTCATACTTTGTATGAATTTGTATGAGAAAGTATGAGAAATCCGCATCTACTAAAAAACATCGGCAGACACCCTCTCGGATGTTTTATTACTAATCTCAACCGCTACTTTTCGGCTGTCTAGTTCAAATACTATGAGAAAAAGAATCACACTATCCCTGTCGAATAATTTGCTAGAAAAGGTTCGTGTTGCCAAAGACGAGCGAGAAATTTCAACTACAATGAGCGCAATGTTCGAAAACATTATCGTTGTGTGGGACCACGCGCGGAAACTCAAAACTGTTGAAAAGAAAAAGACGAACAGAGCTTTTTCTGAGTCATTTGCTCGAGAAATGAAAGAACACCCCGAGTGGTATATCGGCGACGGGCCGGATGATCCAGGTCACGATGAAGACGAAGGAGTTGGATTTTGGCGTAACTATTATGCGAAACAAAAACCGCCGCCTCCTCGCGGTTTTTGACCGACACTACCCCTGCTTCTGCGACTTCAACCGATCGCCTTCTTTCAAGAAGCGCTTGCGGAGGCGGGTTTTGGTAGGGGTGATCTCGAGATAGTCGTCCTCGGCCATGATTTCCATGCCGCGTTCAATATTGAGTTTCAGGGGCGGCGTGAGCAACACCAAGCCGTCGGAACTCTTCTGTCGCATGTTGGTGAGCTGCTTGGCTTTCACAGGATTCACCGCCATGTCCTCACCCTTGGTGACATTACCCACGACCATACCCTCGTACAGCTCGTCGCCCGGTTCGATGTATAGCGAACCACGTTCCTGCAATTTTTCGAGAGAATAGGCGATCGCCTTGCCGTTTTCCATAGACACCATTGAGCCAAAAGAAGTGCGCTGCACTTCGCCGGCCCATGGTCGGAACTCCAAGAATCGGGAAGACATAATACCTTCGCCTCGAGTGTCCACCACAAACTGTCCGCGATAGCCAAGCAGACCTCGAGTCGGCATTTCGAAGACGATACGAGTCGTGCCATCGCCTTCCTTCATCTGTGTCATCATGCCACGTCGCTCCGAAAGTGTCTTAATGATCGCACCCGTCACTTCCGGCTTCACATCGATGATCACTTCCTCAAACGGCTCGAGCTTCTTGCCACCCTCTTCCTTCACAATGACCTGCGGCTGAGAGATCTGCACTTCGTAGCCTTCGCGTCGCATATTTTCAAGCAAAATAGAAATGTGAAGCTCGCCTCGGCCGTACACCTTGAAAAAGTCGTTGGCGGCGAAATCCACCTTGAGACCGACGTTCACTTCGAGCTCTTTTTCGAGTCGCTCACGGATCTGTCGGCTGGTGACAAATTTGCCTTCGCGGCCGGCGAAAGGTGAGTCGTTGACCAAAAAATTGAGGGAAATAGTCGGTTCGTCGATCTTGATGGTCGGCAACGGGGTGGCATCAGCCGCACCGCAGATGGTCTCGCCGATGTAGATCGAAGGAAGACCGGCGATCATCGCGATGTCGCCTGCGAATGCCTCTTGCACCTCCTTTCGAGCGGTACCTTCGAAGGTGAAAATCTTGGTGATCTTTCCAGTGACGGTTTCCGCCCCGTCCTTCTTAATGAACACCTGCTGCGCCATCTTCACGCTACCTTCCTGGATGCGGCCGATCGCCATACGTCCGAGAAAGTTGTCGTATGCGAGGTTAAACGCCTGCATGCGGAGTGGCTTGGCTTCGAGCGCGTCGTGAGTGGCCTGGTCGGTGCCGTTGGCTGAAGGGACAAGCTTCAAAATAGTATCCAAAAGCGGGGTGAGGTCGGCACTTTCGTCGGTGAGCTTCATTTTCGCGATACCCTGGCGGCCGATCGCGTAGACGGTGGTGAAATCGAGCTGCTGGTCGTTGGCGCCGAGCTCCATGAAGAGCTCGAGGATTTCTTCGTGCGCTTCTGCGGGTCGAGCGGCCGGCTTGTCGATCTTGTTGAGCACGACGATCGGCTTGAGTCCCAATTCGAGAGACTTCTTGAGTACGAAACGAGTCTGCGGCATTGGACCTTCCTGCGCGTCTACCACGAGCAGCACCGTGTCGATGGATCGCAACACACGCTCCACTTCGGAACCGAAGTCGGCGTGACCCGGGGTGTCCACGATGTTGATCTTGGTGTCCTTGTAGTAGAGGGAAGTGTTTTTCGCGTAAATAGTAATGCCGCGCTCTAGTTCGAGAGCGTTGGAGTCCATGCTGGCACCTTCTTCAGCCGCTCCATTTTGTTTCAATAGAGCGTCGGTGAGGGTGGTCTTACCATGGTCCACGTGGGCGATGATGGCGATGTTGCGAATTTCCATTTGATTAAAAAGGGCCCCAATAGGCTAGGCGGGGCCGGATGAGGCTTATTTTTAACAAAAAAGCTCGCTTTTGTCAAACTGGGCTGTGGAAGCCGTGGTCGGACGAGGCGAGCTGTCCCAATTATCCATTGGGGTATTTGGCGGAGGCGTGTGCTTTGGCGAGCCTGATCAGATCTCGCAGGCCCATCTGTGCGCCGTTGCTGGCGACTTTATGGATGGTTTCTGCCTTGTAGTGGCCATCCATGATGAAATCCCAGCCAGTTTTTCGGAAACAGAGGCAGAAGATTGGCGTGGGTGTCTGGGTGGTGCTGGGCTGTGTTGTTTCGTGCGTGGTGGGTGGTGTGGTCGTCGGTGCCAAAAGCCCAAAGAGAATGACTTCTCCCGGACCTTGGCCACGCGTCCGCTCCATCTCCACCACCTGATACGGGGTGTCGGTCGGAGTGCTCATGAGGTAAGGTCCTTTCCAAGAAACTCAAATAGACAAAGAGCTGTTGAGTTTCCTTCTATTATTACATAGAATGCCAAGCATATGGGAGAAGCACCGAAAAATCCTCCGGCGGAGCTAATGTTGGTCGACAAGCCAGCCGGTATCAGCTCTTTTGACGTGATTCGCCGATTGCAGAGAGAATCCGCCTACGCTGGCCGAAAAATGGGGCATGCCGGTACTCTCGATCCTTTGGCGACAGGGTTGATGATCATTGGTATTGATGGTGGGACGAAGCGTTTGGCGGAACTGCTCGGGCTGTCGAAAGTGTACGAAGCAGAATTCGTGGTCGGTATGCGGACCGATAGCGGAGATACGGACGGGCGGGTATTGGAGCAGTGGTCGACCGAGCAGGTGGCGACATTTGGTGCTGGCATTACGGCAGAGCATATCGAGGCGGTGTTGGTTGGGATGAAGGGCGCGCTGCACTTGCCGGTACCGATCTACTCGGCGATTAAGCGCGGTGGGAAAAAGTTGTACGAATTGGCTCGCGCGGGGCAGACGGCAGAAGAGATCAAGCCACCGATGAAAGAAATGACGGTCGAGTCCGTACGATTTTTGGGATGGGAAAATACCGCCAATGGTCCGCGAGTGCGAGTGGAGCTCGGTGTGTCTAGTGGTACCTATATCCGCTCACTAGGAGAGGAGTTTGGCCGGCGCATTGGCGCGCTGGTGACGATGAGTGCACTGCGGCGCACGAGTATTGGCGAATTTTCAGTGAGAGACGCGCGGAAAATCTAGTCGCGGAGTCCTTTTAGTTTGTGGGTCGGTCCGTATTCATTGGCCGAGTAGACAAAGAGAGCGAGAGCAACAAGAACAACATTTTTGATGATGTATTGGCCTTCGAGTGTTGGCGTGAGAAAGCCCTGCCAGGTCATCGCTGGAATAAAGAAGAGTGGCATCACGGTGGTGGCCATATGAATTACAAAAAGCCAGAAGGCGATTTTTTCGCAACGCGGAATCAAAAAGAGGAGGCCGATGAGCATTTCAAAGAGGGCAAACCAAATAATAAAATTATCAAAAGACCAGAACGGCATTGTGGCGTGGAGCAGACCGGCGACCAGCGGATTGGCGGGACTGAGGTCAAACAGCTTGAGGGCACCGAACCAGAAGTAGACGATAAAAAGTGCGAGTCGTCCGATAAGTGATGAGAGATGGATGTGTTTTGGATTCATTAAGCTAGTATAGCGCGCTCGCCGCTCGCGCGCTGTGGATTGCGAGAAGGTTTTGAGAATATTACGACCACAGACCGCCCCACCACTCAAAGGTGTGGTGCATCAAAAGTGCCATAGGGATATAGATCGGCGCGAGAAGGATGAAGATGACTTTATTCACAGAAAAGAATCATAGGGTAAAATCACCGCTTTGCCAAGGGAAATGTGGCCTAGACTGTGGACAAAATGCTATACTACCGAACATGGAAGCAAAGGATGGGGGACTTCATGTGGTGATCGCGACCGGCATTTTTCCGCCACAATCCGGCGGCCCGGCGACGTATTCGAAGTTGTTGGCCGATCGTCTGCCCGATTTCGGTCACACGGTAAAGGTAGTCAATTTTGGTTCGGTCTTGCATTGGCCGAAGGGTGTTCGACATGCGTTGTATTTCGCGAAGCTATTCACGGCCGCACTGCAGGCCGATGTTATCTATGCTCAGGACCCGGTTTCGGTTGGGTTGCCGGCTAAATGGGTGGCACACCTGCTTCGAAAACCGTTTTTACTCAAAATCGTCGGCGACTACGCGTGGGAGCAAGGCAGCCAGCGGTATGGTGTAACTGATACGCTCGATCATTTCTCGCTCGGTTCGGATTATCCGCTTGCTGTCCGCAAGCTCAAGCAGATTCAATTGGGAGTTGCGCTTGCCGCCGACAAAATCATCGTGCCAAGCGAATATTTGAAACGCATCGTCTCTGCGTGGGGTGTGCCGGCAGAAAAAATCACCGTGATTTACAATGGTTTCGAATTGTCGAGTGTGGCAAAGGTTCCGGCGAAGCAACTAAATCTCGGCGCTCACTCTGTAGTGAGTGTTGGCCGCCTCGTGCCATGGAAAGGGTTTGATACGCTGATCGAGGCTGTCGCCAATCTCGCAGGACACATTACGACATCCGGGCAGAAGTCGTATTCGGACCTGCGTCTCTACATTCTCGGCGATGGTCCGGACCGTGCGACATTGGCACAAAGGGCGTCGGAGCTGAAAGCACCCGTCACGTTTTTGGGCAAGGTGGATCACGGGACGGTTTTGCAATATCTCGCTTCAGCAAACGTCTTCGCTCTCAACACGGCCTATGAAGGTTTCTCGCATTTGTTACTTGAGGCGATGGCGATGGGTGTACCGATCATTACGACTCCAGTCGGGGGTAATGTTGAGCTTATCGCCGATGGCAAGAATGGATTGTTTGTGCCACAAGGCGATGTGCGCTCACTCGCGGATACGATTGAGAGAGTTTTGAAGGATGACCATCTCGCTCGACAGCTTTCAACGGCCGGGAAGTCGCGGGTAGCGGAATTTAGTGACGAGAAGATGCTGAGGGAGTTGCAGATCGTGCTCAGTTCACTCAAGGCTTCGAACTCGAAGTAGCTGAATTGTTGGAAAAAAAGAACCGACTCATCCCCTCACTTGTATGCAAGTGTTGTCGTGGGGTTGAGTCGGTTTTGCCTACCACTCGGTTTCCGAAAAGTAGGCCCGGCCAGCTTTGTAAGTAAGGATGAACTTCCTTCGAACGGCAGGGAACTTGATCGTGAATACTTCGGCCGTCAGTTTCTTGAAGACATCTTCCGGCATGGAGATGCCATTTTTCCCGCCGGTGTGAATCAGCTCAGTCAGCTGAGCTTGGGCGAAGGCCGAAATCTTTCCTTGCCGTTTCAATTCTGCCAACTCCACGGCCCAGTTTCCTTCCGTCAGTTCGGGGGTCATGAGACTCCTTTAGGTTGAGGGTTGTCTGCCGCAGGTAAGAGTATTCCTATGATGACAAAGTGTCAATAAAGAGAGGTTTTCTCGACGAGAAATGGAGTTATCCACAGCGAGGGCTTTGACAGGTGAACGGATGTTCACCTATA encodes the following:
- a CDS encoding DoxX family protein → MNFISKVAVWFRNEDAGLLVLRVAVAIPFIVHGYAKLADHGMYVQAFASMGIFAPAFMAWFVGLVEFVGGIVVLLGIFVRTAGVLLTVVMVVAIATVHAKSGYSAMTGGYEYQLTLLLTALAVAFTGAGKYVPAPLAKLEAKCCAGCASTCGCDETK
- the truB gene encoding tRNA pseudouridine(55) synthase TruB; this translates as MGEAPKNPPAELMLVDKPAGISSFDVIRRLQRESAYAGRKMGHAGTLDPLATGLMIIGIDGGTKRLAELLGLSKVYEAEFVVGMRTDSGDTDGRVLEQWSTEQVATFGAGITAEHIEAVLVGMKGALHLPVPIYSAIKRGGKKLYELARAGQTAEEIKPPMKEMTVESVRFLGWENTANGPRVRVELGVSSGTYIRSLGEEFGRRIGALVTMSALRRTSIGEFSVRDARKI
- a CDS encoding glycosyltransferase family 4 protein, whose product is MEAKDGGLHVVIATGIFPPQSGGPATYSKLLADRLPDFGHTVKVVNFGSVLHWPKGVRHALYFAKLFTAALQADVIYAQDPVSVGLPAKWVAHLLRKPFLLKIVGDYAWEQGSQRYGVTDTLDHFSLGSDYPLAVRKLKQIQLGVALAADKIIVPSEYLKRIVSAWGVPAEKITVIYNGFELSSVAKVPAKQLNLGAHSVVSVGRLVPWKGFDTLIEAVANLAGHITTSGQKSYSDLRLYILGDGPDRATLAQRASELKAPVTFLGKVDHGTVLQYLASANVFALNTAYEGFSHLLLEAMAMGVPIITTPVGGNVELIADGKNGLFVPQGDVRSLADTIERVLKDDHLARQLSTAGKSRVAEFSDEKMLRELQIVLSSLKASNSK
- the typA gene encoding translational GTPase TypA, which codes for MEIRNIAIIAHVDHGKTTLTDALLKQNGAAEEGASMDSNALELERGITIYAKNTSLYYKDTKINIVDTPGHADFGSEVERVLRSIDTVLLVVDAQEGPMPQTRFVLKKSLELGLKPIVVLNKIDKPAARPAEAHEEILELFMELGANDQQLDFTTVYAIGRQGIAKMKLTDESADLTPLLDTILKLVPSANGTDQATHDALEAKPLRMQAFNLAYDNFLGRMAIGRIQEGSVKMAQQVFIKKDGAETVTGKITKIFTFEGTARKEVQEAFAGDIAMIAGLPSIYIGETICGAADATPLPTIKIDEPTISLNFLVNDSPFAGREGKFVTSRQIRERLEKELEVNVGLKVDFAANDFFKVYGRGELHISILLENMRREGYEVQISQPQVIVKEEGGKKLEPFEEVIIDVKPEVTGAIIKTLSERRGMMTQMKEGDGTTRIVFEMPTRGLLGYRGQFVVDTRGEGIMSSRFLEFRPWAGEVQRTSFGSMVSMENGKAIAYSLEKLQERGSLYIEPGDELYEGMVVGNVTKGEDMAVNPVKAKQLTNMRQKSSDGLVLLTPPLKLNIERGMEIMAEDDYLEITPTKTRLRKRFLKEGDRLKSQKQG